A segment of the Sphingomonas kaistensis genome:
AGGTCTTGCCTGCGCCCGCCGGACCGACCAGCGCGATGGCTCTCGTGCCTGTGATGGCCTCATGCATGGTTGCAACTCTCCTTGCGTCCGGGTTGCGGCGCGCTGAGTCGCTGTGGGCGCCTCACGCGCCAGGGGAGGGCAAGGGTCTGCCTGTTGGACATGGATGGCAAGGGGAACGGTCGCCGCAAACCGGCGGTTGGGCGATTATCGTATTTTCGTTTCTGACCCCCCGGAGTTCCGCCCCTCATGGCCAGTGCCGCCGCAGCCCGCGACAAGGGCCGATCCGCGACATCGCCGACCGACATTCCCTCGCAGGGCTGGATCGAGATCGCCAAGCGGACGTGGAGTCAGGTCGGCAAGGACAATGTCGGGATCGTCGCGGCGGGAGTCGGCTTCTATTTCTTCCTGGCGCTGGTCCCGCTGCTCGGCGCGACGGTGCTGACCTACGGATTGTTCACGACGCCGGAGGCGGTGGTCCGACAGGCGCAGGGGCTGACCGCCTTCCTGCCGGGCGGAGCCGCCAAGCTGATCGGCGAGCAGATGCTGAACGTCGTCGAGACGTCGGGAGAGAAGAAGGGCCTCGGCCTCCTCCTCGCCATCGCGGTCGCCTTTTGGGGGGCGCGCAACGCCGCGGGCGCGATCGTCACCGCCCTCAACATTGCTTACGGGGCGGAGGAGAAGCGCGGCATCGTCAAATCGACCATGCTGGCGCTGGCGATGACGCTTGGCGCGATCATCATGGTGGGGGTGGTCGGCGTCGCGATCGCTATTCTGGCGGCGGTCGAAAGGCTGCTTCCCGCCGCCGGACCGGTCGGGCGCTTCCTGTTCTCGGCCGTCACTTATGCGATGCTGGGCGCCATGGCCGCGGCGGCCGCGGCGACGCTCTATCGCTACGGGCCGAGCCGCCAGCGTGCCCGCTGGACCTGGCTTACCCCGGGTTCGCTATTCTTTGCGGTGGTGTGGCTGCTGCTCACGTTGGGGTTCGGTTTCTACGTCCGCAACTTCGCCAGCTACGGAGCGACCTATGGCGCCCTGTCGAGCGTGGTGGTGCTGCTGACCTGGCTCTACCTCTCGAGCTATGTCCTGATCTTCGGTGCCGAGCTCAACAGCGAGGTCGAGCACCAGACCGCCAGAGAC
Coding sequences within it:
- a CDS encoding YihY/virulence factor BrkB family protein yields the protein MASAAAARDKGRSATSPTDIPSQGWIEIAKRTWSQVGKDNVGIVAAGVGFYFFLALVPLLGATVLTYGLFTTPEAVVRQAQGLTAFLPGGAAKLIGEQMLNVVETSGEKKGLGLLLAIAVAFWGARNAAGAIVTALNIAYGAEEKRGIVKSTMLALAMTLGAIIMVGVVGVAIAILAAVERLLPAAGPVGRFLFSAVTYAMLGAMAAAAAATLYRYGPSRQRARWTWLTPGSLFFAVVWLLLTLGFGFYVRNFASYGATYGALSSVVVLLTWLYLSSYVLIFGAELNSEVEHQTARDTFAKPGEQSPGARGTFGADHVVQKENEERPPVDARPIEVVAPQREDDRGHPYLASRLASRTGQLAGARRISMLSSGLATLGLGFLRKRGSEKAGALLLVTAAGLALLNRR